The genome window TAAAAAACCATCATaagtaagtaaagtaacaacaaaAAACCATCAAAGTTCAACTCTCCCTATTTCTATTTCTCCTAATCATTAAATAATACAACAAAGAAACTTATTTCAAACATACATTGGTTTTTAAATAGAAGAATCTGGCAAAAGAAAAGTGGTTCAACCCCTTTCCACTTAAGAAATCGCACCATAACTTCCCTACTCATGGTTTCTAACTTGCTATCAAATATAAAACAACACTATTAAAAACAACACCTAAAGtcttgagtaaactgccaaaatggtccttgaggtttggttacttttgccactttagtccaaaactcaaatattttgaatctgggtctttgtggtttcaattttgttgccattttcattcaaaatcaaaatctggtcagtTTTTCCGGTTAACATCCAGCTTTTTGGTCTTTTTTCCTCTCTTTTAATGAAGGCAAAGTGCTCTTTTaaggttttattataacaaattaaaaaaaaaaattgaccatttttcccttcattaaaagggaggaaaaagacaaaaaaaactggatattaactgaaaaatctggccagattttgattttgaatgaaaatggcaaTAAATTGAAACCATATGGACCCATATTCAAAAGGTTTGAATATTGGACTAAAGTGCCAAAAATGACCaaacatcagggaccattttggcagtttactctaaagtCTTAAATAATCATCACCAAACTTTATAATTTCCAAGTTTAATTTCAAGCCCTAGTTGTTGATTCTTTGTAACTAACCATTTAAACAAACTAAAACAACAAAGTCACCCTACTAAAGTTTTAAATAACATCAAAACAActaaaaatttcaaactttttaCAACTCCATTTCTCCTAAAAATCCAAATAAACACAAGAATAACAACTTAAATAATCGAACCATACCCGATTGCGTGATGTTCTTGCTGTTTGCATGGGAATGGTGGCCGGATTTCACGTTTCTCTGGTGAAATCGATCGCCTGTGGATGGTGGTTTGCGCGTGGGTCTGGGGATCACAGAGAGCGGGAGCCAAGAGAGAAGGGGAAAGGGCAGTGGGTTGGGTTATTTTATATTTGTACAAATTAGAATGGATTGAATTTGGGTAATTGGATTATGTATTCTTTATTGGGCTAAAGGAGTAAAGGTTAAGTGATTGTTCATTGGGTTAATTTAGACTTTAGAGTggttaataattatataaattaggAATTTAGGTtgtattttaataaaaatcataGTTAACttttttgtttatatataaaTTCACAAGACTTTTTTCCTAAGGAGGCGGTCGAAAATCTCCAAGGGGTGTGGACGAAAATTTCCTAGGGGTGTGGTCGGGATTTTTACTAGAAATTAACATTGATTGTTTTTCAAGGGGTTTGCCCACCCACCTTGGCCAAAAAAGTTGAGTACGCCCCTGCATTAGATAACATTAACCTACACTAAGACATGCCATTTTCCGTTTGAACTTTGAACTCAAACCATAATACAAATGCTCAGGAATAAAGTGTAAACAAGCCGACCAGAGCCCACGTTTATCTACCTGTAAAGTTAGAATCTTTTAATAAAaatagggaaattggcctgtaatattCCCACCTataccttattggccattaataatctcacctcagaatattccccccaccaatctcatctttcacctatttttcctgcaatggtcccccgttaaaaaaacttaacggagttaagcttttttccaaattacaaatagATTTTTTAGGACTTTTGATTAGaatgacgatacgagtccattgatgtaaaacttgcctcgaaacgtgTTCCAAgcgatgaaaacgacgcttcaattcgggtgtttaaatttccaattaaccaaaatcaagtcacttggagcaccatttcgatgTAAGTTTAACATCAacggactcgtatcatcgttctgatcaaaagacctaaaaaatttgtttgtaatttggaaaaaaacttaactccgttaagtttttttaacgggggaccattgtaggaaaaatatttgaaaggtgggactggtggggggaatattctgaggtgagattattaatggccaataaggtttagataagattattacaggccaatttccctaaaAAATAAGCCGAATTCAACTTATTTTGAGTTGTATATTCAAATCTCTAGCTCCTTAAGTAACTTTCCAAACTTAACTCAGTCGAGACTTAACTCTTTATTTGTAAGTTACTTAATTATCTAATATTTATAACACAAGGTATATTATTTATATTACAATATACATGCAAAAATGATTATTTTACATAGTTAAATATTCattatattaattaaaagatatttTCATTTAGACTCAGTATTCCATTCAAGCAGTGGTGAggcttgagatttccgacgggaggggggggggggcgcAAACgcatataccaaaaaatttctatacgaaagctACATACTTAACaatactgagcgaaaagttcgagggTCGGGCGCCCCCGACCCCTTCTAACATACATCCCTGCATTCAAGCACCATACAGAAATAGCGACTTAAAATTGTTCATAAATGAATTCAACTTAATAGAAAACTCGTCTAAAACTCCTTTAAGTTCATCTTAATTCAAGCCTTTACAAGTCGACCTCAAGTAACTCACGTGACATATCAGTGCTTGTTCACTCCCTAGTTAGGCATAACAACAATCATGGTTGTAGAaatcgctagtcgctagtcggtcGGTGAGGTAGGGGACTAACaattaatcgggattaattgtAATTAATCGGTGCCTaatcgggatttttacaaccatgacaACAATACACGTTAGCACCAACATGATAAAAAAAACAATGAACATAAACACAACTTATTACATGCCATTTATGTCTATTCTAATAAAAGCAAGGACCAAAACTGCCCAAACCTAATACTCAAACCAAAGCACACTACTTGCACCCCTGCATACAAAACCGCCACATTCACCATTCTTCTTATCACTCTCAACACACACTCAAAACACACAGTGTTAGGGTTTCAATCTTCAAACCAATGGACGGCACCGGAGTAGTGGCGGTTTACGGCAACGGCGCGTTAACAGAGAGCAAGAAATCAACGTACTCCGTCAAGGTCGGCCTCGCTCAGATGCTCCGAGGCGGCGTAATTATGGACGTCGTGAACGCCGAACAGGCACGTGTGGCGGAAGAAGCGGGCGCGTGTGCTGTCATGGCGCTGGAGCGAGTTCCGGCGGACATCCGCGCGCAAGGCGGCGTTGCACGGATGAGCGATCCGCAACTGATTAAGGAGATTAAGCAGGCGGTTACGATTCCGGTGATGGCGAAGGCGAGGATAGGGCATTTCGTTGAGGCGCAGATTCTGGAAGCGATTGGTGTGGATTATGTTGATGAGAGTGAGGTTTTGACGTTGGCGGATGATGAGAATCATATTAATAAGCATAATTTTAGGATTCCGTTTGTGTGTGGGTGTAGGAATTTGGGAGAGGCGTTGAGGAGGATTCGTGAAGGTGCTGCGATGATTCGGACGAAAGGAGAAGCAGGAACTGGTATGATTTTGATgtttttttgatgattttttgttgtttttgtttgGTGTTGTTAATTGATTGTTGATATGATGCTGCATGTGTTAGAATTAGGTGATTTGCTTGAATGATTTTTGAGATATGAAGATTTATTACATCAAATTAATAAGTATTTGAGCCTCGCAATGGTTCAGTTAATGGAATATGCTGAACTAGTCACTTTTAGTATCAAAACTGTCATGATCATGTATTGAAAACTAATTGTTTGTTAAAGCCTTATAAATCGCTATAGTATGGGATTTTTGATGaatttttttgtgattttttgttTGGTGATATTTGTTGAGAGTTTGATGCTGCCTGAGGTAAAGTTTAGgtgatttgtttgaatgatttttgaGATGTGATTTCGATTAGATTTGAGAATTTGACAGTTAAGTTTTTTTTGTGTATTTGAGCCTTGGAATGATTCATTTAATGGAATATGCTAAATCGGCCACTTTTAGTATCAAAACTGTCATGATCGTGTATAGAAATTAATTAAATTTTTAAAGCTTTATCAGTCACTATCAAATGGGGTTTTGATGATTTTTTTGTGAATTTTGTTTGGTGATATTAATTGATAGTTTGATGCTGCATGAGTTGAATTAGGttatttgtttgaatgattttgagATGTGATTTTGTTGAGATCTGAGGATTTGTTACATTAAATTAGTAAGTATTTGAGACTTGTAATGGTTCAGTTAATGGAATATATGCTAAATTGGCCACTTCTAGTATCAATTAGCCTTGTAATGGTTCAGTTAATGGAATATATCCTGATTTGGCCACTTTTAGTATCAAAACTGTCATGATCATGGATAGGAAACAAATTGACTTTTTATTCtaaattcttttaagaatttaTGATTTTGATGTTCAAATGGTTGTGGAATACTGACCTATTCAGGATTTGATTATAAGAACTCGATGACAAAAGACATGGTGCATTtttaaaagtgcaaaaaatgTGTCTTAAGTTATACAAATAATACAAGAGTTTATTATGTCTCATACATGAAAGGCGTTCAGTGTCTAGCTCGGTCGGTTTTCATGAAACGTAGGTTGAACTACAAACTGTTTCTGGAAACCGACGGCCGGGTTGGGTTGAGTTGGCCGGACCGGCTGGTTATAATGGTTTTTGAAGGTTTGgacttgtttttgaaaaaaaatgttgGTTTATAATTTTATATTAATGTTTTTAAAATGATAAATATTATGAATAAACAACATATTCACAACTGCATCTTTAAACAGGGGGTTCTAAGTTCCATATTGTAACTGTGAACAGAACTGTATGAATTTCAAACTGGTCGAACTGCTTCGGTTTACATGATTTGGTCGGTTTCACCCTTAAAATGTGTCGAAGTTATACTTGGTCTAAACTCTTAACTTGTATACTTGGTATGACCATATAACGTTTTCTCGGAGGAAAAGCACGTGTATTTTATTTTCTTATTGCTCTCTTTTTCACATCCTTGTTATGAATCGTCATGTGAAGAGTGATTCTTATATACGCAACATTTCAGGGAACATTATCGAGGCTGTAAGGCATGTTAGATCCGTGATGGGTGACATCAGGGTCCTTGCAAACATGGATGACGACGAGGTGTTCACTTTTGCCAAGAAAATTGCCGCACCATATGATTTGGTGATGCAGACCAAACAACTGGGGCGGCTTCCGGTGGTGCAGTTTGCAGCAGGTGGTGTCGCTACACCAGCTGATGCAGCCCTGATGATGCAACTGGGATGTGATGGTGTTTTTGTGGGGTCAGGTGTGTTCAAGAGTGGTGATCCAGCTCGTAGGGCCCGTGCTATTGTTCAGGCGGTCACCCATTACACAGACCCTAAGGTCCTTGCAGAGGTGAGCTGCGGGTTGGGTGAAGCCATGGTTGGGTTGAACCTTGATAAGAATGTTGAAAGGTATGCTAACCGGTCCGAGTAAGGCTCACCGCATCCTCTGGTCTATGTAAGGTTTAAAAACGATAGCTTTGCACTATTTGTTGTTCAAGAATTTAGggttgtttgaaaataaaacttTCTTTGGCTATATTTAATAAATGTTCTGGATTGAATTTAGAAGTTActaaaaatttaaacaaaaatattttttatggTTTATAATAAAATCATATAGTTTAACATTAGTACTCAATAGATTACATTGATCCAACACAGTTCTTTGAGATGTGAATAGTTTTGATCTCTGTCCTTTAAATCTTCAAGTAAGCTAGCCTGCGAATTAAGTTATGAGCAACTCATTTGATTTCAAAATGTTTACAACTACGATCCATTTAACTTGATTTGTTCTTGTGTAATTTTCCAAAATGTATAATTTATAGCAGGTAAATAAATGTACTAAAAGAAACAAAATACCGAACTAATTGATCAATCGTACGCGAATTGGGTGTGTCTATCTAGGTGTTTGTCGGAAAATCAAGTAGTTCGAGGATGAAGAAAAGTCGGATGCAAGATTGCCAGTGAACTCGCAATCGGATTGATGAGTGTAGACTAGAAAAATCGAAGTGTAGGCTAGAACCATACCTCAATCGCCTATTTTAGTCTTCTACATTCTATCCATTCTTTAAAATTATCTTATTTACGCCGAGTATCAACCATTCTATATAGTATATACCCTACCATAAGCTATATATCTACAATTAAGTTTGGTATACAGTAATGAGTAACCTtagtaatattttatttaactttTTTAATTCATATATTCTGTTATCTGCCAGAATTATGAATTTGCAAACTAGCTCAGCTGCATGGTTATGATTGCTCCTTAAAGTTCTACATTCGATTCCCTCAATGGATCATAATTTGCCAAACCCCTTGTGAAACGTTGACACCTTGCCAGTAAACTTTGAGcgacacaccaccaccatccatgCACAAATTCTTCTTTTATTGGATTGCAAGCATCATGAAATCTAGACGTTTATCAAAAGCCAACCAAGTGAACCATCAGTGCCAAAATAGCTGGTCAGCAACCCATGTTGAACATTTCGTTTTCAACCAAGCGCGATGACAAATTGTGCGAATCAACGGTCCTCGTTCTAGGTTGAATTATTACTGCACTGTCATCAGTAGGGCAAATCTAACCTGTCTCACGACGGTCTAAACCCAGCTCACCAGCACGATGAAATTTCAAAGATTTCACTGGAATTACCGTGACTACTGGCACCAGACTTGCCCTCCAATGGATCCTCGTTAAGGGATTTAGATTGTACTCATTCCAATTACCAGACTCGTTTGAGCCCGGTTGCAACATTTCTTTTCGTGTTTTCGACTAATCTAAAATTTTAGCGCAAATAGATAATTAAGTCTATATAAATCTATTTTATCTTTCAAATAACCTTTCTTATTATACACGGttctagtgtatttgtgaacaaATCCTTACCATTGATTTATATCGTTAAATCGTAAAATatactagtgtattttcatcatcaagtcctggccattgatttacacttgtgtattaatAATCAAGGCTAagattagttcactagtgttAACAATCAAGGGGGTTGTTCATTGATGAACgtaaccaatatatatatatatatatatagtaaagtTATTATACAAATGAGCTTAACATATACTAAACGTGAGGAAAGAATaagagattttttttttaatttttttccacaTCTTGCCAAACACGTATTTTAGTTCcaaagggtggagatacaataggaagtttatttggctaagaaggctaggaagtgatattgaccatccatttagttaataagggctaagattaaatgatagaaattgaagggaagaaaagagacgcgtgagtttgtttaggggcattctagtcaatccaaggcaatagtttctctctcctccaattccccccattttttaaacgttaataactctttcatacgacattatttttttataaaaaatgcacaaaaaaaaacgagcgtttttttatctttataacgagtatactattgctatattttcgatttttttttgaaaacccagttgcgtaaaacacaatggaaaaaacccagttgcgtaaaacgcaatggaaaaaaaacctaaaaaatgacatttttctaaaacgcaatgcacaaaaaacaaacagaaatgtcatatttctaaaacgcaacaggtgaaaaacacaaaagaatgatttttttctaaaacgcaatggactgaaaacacaaaagaaagtgtttttttctaaaacgcaatggtctaaaaacacatataaatgtgtttacctaaaacgcaatggactaaaagcACTTCAAAAtgtatttttctaaaacgcaatcgaccaaaaaacacataaaaatgtgtttttgctaaaacgcaatagataaaaaaacacaaaagaaagtattttttctaaaacgtaatggaataaaacacataaaaatgtgtttttattgTGTTATAAAACGTAATGGACAAAACACAATTTTAACATTGTGTTTTATAAAACACAATTTATAGTTCAGTTGTGTTTTAAAAAAATGCAATACTGTACAAAAGCTTATAGAAGTTATTGAAAAACATAAAACGCAATTAATTGTTTATCCATTTTCGAAAGGAGCCGCAACTCACAAGGAAGTCAACTATGCCTGCTTTTCAACTTCTAATTTATTTCATAAAATAAAAATCACACTTTCCTTTTAAAACGCAACAAAACAATATTAAACGCAATTGGAATTATCTTTTATCTATTGCTGCAAGTTCATAAAAGACAACAACTCACAAGGATGTCAGCTATGCCTTTTTCAACTTCTTTATTTCATAAAATAAAAATCACAGTTTCCTTTTAAAACGCAACAAAACAAAATTA of Helianthus annuus cultivar XRQ/B chromosome 1, HanXRQr2.0-SUNRISE, whole genome shotgun sequence contains these proteins:
- the LOC110865490 gene encoding probable pyridoxal 5'-phosphate synthase subunit PDX1; this translates as MDGTGVVAVYGNGALTESKKSTYSVKVGLAQMLRGGVIMDVVNAEQARVAEEAGACAVMALERVPADIRAQGGVARMSDPQLIKEIKQAVTIPVMAKARIGHFVEAQILEAIGVDYVDESEVLTLADDENHINKHNFRIPFVCGCRNLGEALRRIREGAAMIRTKGEAGTGNIIEAVRHVRSVMGDIRVLANMDDDEVFTFAKKIAAPYDLVMQTKQLGRLPVVQFAAGGVATPADAALMMQLGCDGVFVGSGVFKSGDPARRARAIVQAVTHYTDPKVLAEVSCGLGEAMVGLNLDKNVERYANRSE